A DNA window from Paenibacillus andongensis contains the following coding sequences:
- a CDS encoding CDGSH iron-sulfur domain-containing protein: MSEVTIKVNDNGPLRITGKVEMVDAVGNRFETKESFILCRCGLSSQKPFCDLTHKGKFESAPRA, encoded by the coding sequence ATGTCTGAAGTTACGATCAAAGTAAACGATAATGGGCCATTGCGTATTACAGGCAAAGTAGAAATGGTGGATGCGGTGGGCAACCGTTTTGAGACCAAGGAAAGTTTTATTCTTTGCCGGTGCGGTTTATCCAGTCAAAAACCGTTCTGCGATTTGACTCATAAAGGTAAGTTTGAAAGCGCTCCTCGAGCTTAG